The genomic region GTAGTTTCTTGCATTATTACCATTTATATAGAATTCAATATCATCACGATGAGGACCAATTGAAGTTGATTTTTTTAATAAATCATTATCTAAATTATTGCTTAAACCTTGTAAAAAGTAGTCTATAAACTCATCTTCCTTTAAATTATCATTTAAGATTGATTCTAAAGAAGGGATATATTTTAATTCTAAATCTTCTCTTTGGTTGGTAATTTTTCTATAGATAAGGCGTGAAAGTAGCTTTATTTGATGAATTATTTTTTTTCTTCTTAATGTGATTTTAACACCATATTTAGCAATTTGTTCATCCCATGGAGGTAAATAATATTTTAACATTGATTTATTTTGACAGGTCTTTAAGAGCTTATTTCTCTGTTTTAATGCTTTATTGTAATTTTTTAAATAAAAATCATAGTTATAATCAACCTGATTAATCTCTTGATCTAGAAAGCGTCTTCTATTATCAGGGGTACCTTTTATTAACATGAGATCTTCAGGACTAAATATAACCACATTCAAACTTTTTAAGAAGTTTCTTAAATTACTTTGTGGAAGTCCGTTTATTTTAAGTTCTTTTCCATGACCTTTTCTTTGAAGAATTTCTAATGTGTATTCTGAATTTTCCTTTTTTAATTCTCCTTTTAGGTAAAAACCGCTGGTTTCCCAGCGGATAAGTTCTTTTTCTCTATGAGCTCGATGAGATTTACCAGTAGCTAAATAATAAATTGCTTCTAATAAATTA from Natranaerobius trueperi harbors:
- the recF gene encoding DNA replication/repair protein RecF (All proteins in this family for which functions are known are DNA-binding proteins that assist the filamentation of RecA onto DNA for the initiation of recombination or recombinational repair.), whose translation is MQLKELYVKNFRNYPGQSLNFNKPIILFFGENAQGKTNLLEAIYYLATGKSHRAHREKELIRWETSGFYLKGELKKENSEYTLEILQRKGHGKELKINGLPQSNLRNFLKSLNVVIFSPEDLMLIKGTPDNRRRFLDQEINQVDYNYDFYLKNYNKALKQRNKLLKTCQNKSMLKYYLPPWDEQIAKYGVKITLRRKKIIHQIKLLSRLIYRKITNQREDLELKYIPSLESILNDNLKEDEFIDYFLQGLSNNLDNDLLKKSTSIGPHRDDIEFYINGNNARNYGSQGQQRSTVLALKMAELEMIKGEKGEYPILLLDDVLSELDRARRKHLLNLTEARVQTFVTGTSRDDFKGDMLKKAQIYKIYEGEAVNEDAGD